A single window of Streptomyces aquilus DNA harbors:
- a CDS encoding sirohydrochlorin chelatase, translated as MNRITSQLASQLSLVSLAGRRRPEAPALVVVAHGSRDPRALSTVRSLLDKVRAQRPGLPVHLGHIELNEPLLTDTLKTLGNREAILVPLLLSRGYHVKRDIPEMAAETDVRARVAPALGPHPLLVDALHARLVEAGWEESPRVGSAVVLAAAGSRDPESKVDMARMATLLSTRLGVPVVPAYATTAAPTVPAAVEALMARGYDRVAIASYFTAPGRFATECAEAAPWLASAPLGTHEAMADLILHRYDQMTSLRGAGNGASNHEQPALAV; from the coding sequence ATGAACCGGATCACCAGCCAGCTCGCCAGCCAGCTCAGCCTCGTGTCCCTCGCCGGCAGGCGGCGCCCTGAGGCTCCCGCGCTCGTCGTCGTGGCCCACGGCAGCCGCGACCCGCGCGCCCTGAGCACCGTACGCAGCCTCCTCGACAAGGTCCGCGCCCAGCGCCCCGGCCTCCCGGTCCACCTCGGCCACATCGAGCTCAACGAGCCGCTGCTGACCGACACCCTCAAGACCCTCGGCAACCGCGAGGCGATCCTCGTCCCGCTGCTGCTGAGCCGCGGCTACCACGTGAAGCGGGACATCCCCGAGATGGCCGCCGAGACGGACGTACGCGCACGCGTGGCGCCCGCGCTGGGCCCGCACCCGCTCCTGGTGGACGCGCTGCACGCGCGTCTGGTGGAGGCGGGCTGGGAGGAGTCCCCGCGCGTGGGCAGCGCGGTGGTCCTGGCGGCGGCGGGTTCGCGCGACCCGGAGTCGAAGGTCGACATGGCCCGTATGGCGACCCTGCTGTCGACCCGCCTGGGAGTCCCGGTGGTCCCGGCCTACGCCACGACGGCGGCCCCCACGGTCCCGGCGGCCGTCGAGGCCCTGATGGCGCGAGGCTACGACCGTGTGGCGATCGCCTCGTACTTCACGGCCCCCGGCCGCTTCGCGACGGAGTGCGCGGAGGCGGCACCGTGGCTGGCGTCGGCGCCGCTGGGCACGCACGAGGCGATGGCCGACCTGATTCTTCACAGGTACGACCAGATGACGTCCCTGAGGGGCGCGGGGAACGGCGCGAGCAACCACGAACAACCCGCACTCGCCGTCTGA
- a CDS encoding SanA/YdcF family protein, with product MRLRRPRLPRTRTGQRRLVQAVMAGCVLALLPATWMYVVTGDRLRTTEDVPRTEVAVVFGAGLWDGEPSPYLAHRLDAAATLYREGRVEVVLVTGDNSREDYDEPDAMRAYLTRHGVPDARIVSDYAGFDTWDSCVRAKKIFGVDRAVLISQGFHIRRAVALCEAAGVTSYGVGVDAKHDVTWYYGGAREIFAAGKAALDAVFEPDPRFLGPKEPGVGRALASGR from the coding sequence GTGAGACTGCGCCGACCCCGTCTGCCGCGCACCCGTACCGGGCAGCGGCGGCTCGTGCAGGCCGTGATGGCCGGGTGTGTGCTGGCTCTGCTCCCGGCGACCTGGATGTACGTCGTCACGGGCGACCGGCTGCGCACCACCGAGGACGTGCCGCGCACCGAGGTCGCCGTCGTGTTCGGGGCGGGGCTGTGGGACGGGGAGCCGTCGCCGTATCTCGCGCACCGGCTGGACGCGGCGGCGACGCTGTACCGCGAGGGCCGCGTCGAGGTCGTCCTCGTCACCGGCGACAACAGCCGGGAGGACTACGACGAGCCCGACGCGATGCGGGCCTATCTGACCCGGCACGGCGTTCCCGACGCCCGCATCGTCAGTGACTACGCCGGATTCGACACCTGGGACTCCTGTGTCCGGGCCAAGAAGATCTTCGGCGTGGACCGGGCCGTGCTGATCAGCCAGGGCTTCCACATCCGGCGGGCGGTCGCGCTGTGCGAGGCGGCCGGGGTGACGTCGTACGGCGTCGGGGTCGACGCCAAGCACGACGTGACCTGGTACTACGGCGGCGCCCGGGAGATCTTCGCCGCCGGCAAGGCCGCGCTGGACGCCGTCTTCGAGCCCGACCCCCGGTTCCTCGGGCCCAAGGAACCGGGGGTCGGCAGGGCGCTGGCTAGCGGCCGGTGA
- a CDS encoding enoyl-CoA hydratase-related protein, whose product MNHLKVERQGAVVTVRLHRPHVRNALSGELLAELLAALRPLDDDPEVGCYVLTGAERYFAAGADIKEMAGMTAVDMAAADYFGAWEEFADLRTPKIAAVNGLALGGGCELVMMCDLVIAGESAVFGQPEIKLGVIPGIGGTQRLTRLIGRAKAMDLVLTGRTMDAREAESAGLVSRVVPDDQVLPESLKAAETIASYGRTAVRAARECVDRSLETGLRDGIRFERRVFHALFATHDQKEGMTAFLEKRAPRFTGR is encoded by the coding sequence ATGAACCACCTGAAGGTGGAACGGCAGGGCGCCGTCGTCACCGTACGCCTGCACCGCCCGCACGTCCGCAACGCGCTGAGCGGTGAGCTGCTCGCCGAACTCCTGGCGGCACTGCGCCCGTTGGACGACGACCCCGAGGTCGGCTGCTACGTGCTCACGGGCGCGGAGCGGTACTTCGCGGCCGGGGCCGACATCAAGGAGATGGCCGGGATGACGGCCGTCGACATGGCGGCGGCGGACTACTTCGGGGCCTGGGAGGAGTTCGCCGATCTGCGCACGCCGAAGATCGCCGCGGTCAACGGCCTCGCGCTGGGCGGCGGTTGCGAGCTGGTGATGATGTGCGACCTGGTGATCGCGGGGGAGTCGGCGGTGTTCGGCCAGCCGGAGATCAAGCTGGGCGTGATCCCCGGCATCGGCGGCACCCAGCGCCTCACCCGTCTGATCGGCCGCGCCAAGGCGATGGACCTGGTCCTCACCGGCCGCACGATGGACGCGAGGGAGGCGGAGAGCGCGGGCCTGGTGTCCCGGGTGGTCCCCGACGACCAGGTGCTCCCCGAGTCCCTGAAGGCCGCGGAGACGATCGCCTCCTACGGCCGTACGGCGGTCAGAGCGGCCCGCGAATGCGTCGACCGGTCCCTGGAGACCGGCCTGCGCGACGGCATCCGCTTCGAACGCCGGGTCTTCCACGCCCTGTTCGCGACCCACGACCAGAAGGAGGGCATGACCGCGTTCCTGGAGAAACGCGCGCCACGCTTCACCGGCCGCTAG